A genomic segment from Torulaspora delbrueckii CBS 1146 chromosome 3, complete genome encodes:
- the YEF1 gene encoding NADH/NAD(+) kinase (similar to Saccharomyces cerevisiae YEF1 (YEL041W) and UTR1 (YJR049C); ancestral locus Anc_1.484), with translation MSLPNSAEECVTRIYKDCDKKSKGNSKTVEQKNTSYTKQRRKSATHRSVPSLGFCKELNYIDDDKKRERINDLNEAKAMIRRLSGDSHPPKVTATKSHFQLSSTAYGVRMLSKDLSNTRVELKVENLMIVTKTHDVSLIYLTRELVEWLLINYPKVTVYVGEDMKNSKKFSAEDLCKDSRCENRRIKYWNPKFVDEHDNFFDLIVTLGGDGTVLFVSSVFQRHVPPVLSFSLGSLGFLTNFQFENFKEDLATVLNNRIKTNLRMRLDCKAYRRRPPIIDPNTGKKTCVTELVGQHQVLNELTIDRGPSPFISMLELYGDNSLLTMAQADGLIIATPTGSTAYSLSAGGSLVYPSVNAIAVTPICPHTLSFRPIILPESMTLKVRVSMKSRATAWAAFDGKSRLELKKGDYITIQASPYSFPTVESHPTEFIDSISRTLNWNVREQQRSFTHMLSRKNQEKYASDAGNTRADDEEVEEVIIDKNKKPPKFRLHDNADDDNDDENEEALEDDTSLAPVSPKSKPIDQIRSPQANFTI, from the coding sequence ATGTCATTGCCAAATTCAGCGGAAGAATGTGTGACTCGCATTTACAAAGATTGCGATAAGAAGTCGAAGGGAAATAGTAAGACCGTGGAGCAGAAGAACACTTCCTATACTAAGCAGAGACGTAAATCCGCCACTCACCGTTCTGTTCCTAGTCTCGGTTTTTGTAAGGAACTCAACTACATTGACGATGATAAAAAGAGAGAGCGTATTAACGATTTAAATGAGGCCAAAGCGATGATCAGAAGGCTATCTGGTGATAGCCATCCACCCAAGGTAACAGCAACGAAATCACATTTCCAGCTATCTTCCACAGCTTATGGTGTGAGAATGTTGTCGAAGGATCTATCCAACACCAGGGTGGAACTAAAAGTGGAAAATCTGATGATTGTCACAAAGACACACGACGTATCTTTGATCTACTTGACAAGAGAACTTGTTGAATGGCTATTGATCAATTACCCAAAGGTTACTGTTTATGTTGGCGAGGATATGAAGAactccaagaaatttaGTGCAGAGGACCTATGCAAGGACAGTAGATGTGAAAATagaagaataaaatatTGGAATCCCAAGTTTGTGGATGAACATGATAACTTTTTTGATCTAATTGTAACCTTGGGCGGTGACGGTACAGTTTTGTTCGTTTCTTCGGTCTTCCAGAGACATGTACCACCTGTCCTATCGTTTTCACTGGGATCCCTAGGGTTCTTAACCAACTTCCAATTCgagaatttcaaagaagatcttgCTACCGTGTTGAACAACAGGATCAAAACCAATTTAAGAATGAGATTGGATTGTAAAGCTTACCGCAGACGTCCACCAATTATAGACCCAAATACAGGTAAGAAAACATGTGTCACTGAACTGGTAGGACAGCATCAAGTGCTTAACGAACTGACAATCGATAGAGGTCCGAGTCCCTTCATCTCTATGTTGGAGTTATATGGTGATAATTCACTCTTAACAATGGCCCAGGCAGACGGCTTAATTATAGCGACTCCAACGGGTTCCACAGCGTACTCACTAAGTGCAGGAGGGTCTCTAGTCTACCCCAGCGTGAACGCGATCGCTGTCACACCTATCTGCCCTCATACTCTAAGTTTCAGACCAATTATTTTACCCGAGAGTATGACCCTCAAAGTGAGAGTATCCATGAAATCAAGAGCTACTGCATGGGCCGCGTTCGACGGTAAGAGTCGGCTAGAGCTAAAGAAAGGTGATTACATCACAATCCAAGCCAGTCCCTACTCTTTCCCCACAGTGGAATCTCACCCCACAGAATTCATCGACAGTATTAGCCGAACACTAAATTGGAATGTGCGAGAGCAGCAACGCTCATTTACACACATGCTATCACGCAAGAACCAAGAAAAGTACGCCAGTGATGCAGGAAACACCCGTGCcgacgacgaagaagtCGAGGAAGTGATAATtgacaagaacaaaaaacCTCCAAAATTTAGGCTTCACGATAACGCcgatgatgacaatgaCGACGAGAACGAGGAAGCTTTAGAAGACGACACTAGTTTAGCTCCCGTGAGCCCGAAGAGTAAACCAATCGACCAAATTAGATCTCCTCAGGCGAATTTCACCATCTAA
- the UTR2 gene encoding chitin transglycosylase UTR2 (similar to Saccharomyces cerevisiae UTR2 (YEL040W); ancestral locus Anc_1.483): MIWAVLLLGLVKHILLAEAATCNATQACPEELPCCSQFGECGTGSYCLGGCNPMFSYKAEACMPMPVCKDMNTVFDDYSSKVVSHDEYLGNASEADWIYSGYLYDYEDEESMLIAMPKYSAGTVLSSTTYLWYGKVSARVKSSHRGGVVSAFILFSNVQDEIDYEFVGADLETVQTNLYFEGVLNYNQSRNISTTDTFENYHDYEVDWQEDQITWSVDGVVGRTLFRNETYNETSQRYEFPQTPSRVQLSIWPAGNSTNAPGTIAWAGGLIDWDADDLKDPGYYYAAVKEVNVTCYDPPSYVKKNGTKSYVFANEDSYMSEDIAITDDESILYSNKGSGLDPDNGKSSSSSSSSSSSTSSSSSSSSSSSASSSSSASSSSSASSSSSSSSKSSSKDTTATTTAQSTAQSTAQTAAQTTSSSTQTISPEQSTGFVQNMNSSSKSGSTSQTQTQSASSATNGANSLPIGMPLAGLLLGYLL; the protein is encoded by the coding sequence ATGATCTGGGCTGTATTACTTTTGGGTTTGGTTAAACACATTCTATTAGCTGAAGCTGCGACATGCAATGCTACTCAGGCTTGTCCGGAAGAATTGCCTTGCTGTTCGCAATTCGGTGAATGTGGTACTGGTAGTTACTGTCTGGGTGGTTGTAACCCAATGTTCTCATACAAGGCTGAGGCTTGTATGCCAATGCCTGTATGTAAGGATATGAATACTGTTTTTGACGATTATTCTTCGAAAGTGGTAAGTCATGATGAATATTTGGGGAATGCTTCTGAAGCCGACTGGATTTACTCTGGTTACCTGTACGATtacgaagatgaagaaagcatGTTGATTGCTATGCCAAAATATTCCGCTGGTAcagttctttcttcgacGACTTACCTATGGTACGGTAAAGTGAGTGCCAGAGTTAAGTCATCTCACAGAGGTGGTGTTGTTTCTGCTTTTATTTTGTTCTCCAACGTTCAGGATGAAATCGATTACGAATTTGTTGGTGCCGATCTAGAGACTGTTCAAACTAACTTGTATTTCGAGGGTGTTTTGAACTACAATCAAAGTAGAAACATTAGTACAACAGAtacttttgaaaactacCATGATTACGAAGTCGATTGGCAAGAGGATCAAATCACTTGGTCGGTTGACGGTGTTGTTGGTAGAACTTTGTTCAGAAATGAGACTTACAATGAGACCTCGCAACGTTACGAATTCCCTCAAACTCCTTCAAGAGTTCAATTGTCCATTTGGCCAGCTGGTAACTCCACTAATGCTCCTGGTACTATCGCTTGGGCCGGTGGTTTGATCGATTGGGATGCTGATGACTTGAAAGATCCTGGTTATTACTATGCTGCTGTGAAGGAAGTCAACGTGACATGTTATGATCCTCCAAGCTatgtcaagaagaacggTACCAAATCCTACGTTTTCGCCAATGAGGACAGTTATATGAGCGAGGACATTGCCATTACTGACGACGAATCGATTTTGTACTCCAACAAAGGCTCTGGTCTAGACCCAGACAATGGTAAgtcttcttcctcatcctcttcctcgtcttcatcaacgtcaagttcatcttcctcttcctcttcatcttcagcctcatcttcatcttcagcctcatcttcatcttcagcctcctcttcttcctcttcctcttcaaagagCAGCTCCAAGGACACTACTGCTACTACCACTGCTCAATCCACTGCTCAATCCACTGCTCAAACCGCTGCTCAAactacttcttcaagtacCCAAACAATCTCGCCAGAACAAAGCACCGGATTCGTTCAAAACATGAACTCCAGCAGTAAGAGCGGCAGCACTTCTCAAACTCAAACCCAATCTGCATCCTCCGCAACCAATGGCGCTAACTCCCTACCCATTGGTATGCCATTAGCCGGTCTATTACTAGGCTACCTATTGTAA
- the CYC7 gene encoding cytochrome c isoform 2 (similar to Saccharomyces cerevisiae CYC7 (YEL039C) and CYC1 (YJR048W); ancestral locus Anc_1.482), with the protein MPAPYQPGSAKKGATLFKTRCLQCHTTEKGGPHKVGPNLHGVFGRHSGQAEGYSYTDANIKKNILWDEQHMSDYLENPKKYIPGTKMAFGGLKKEKDRNDLVTYLAKACK; encoded by the coding sequence ATGCCAGCTCCATATCAACCAGGTTCCGCTAAGAAGGGTGCAACTCTATTCAAGACTAGATGTTTGCAATGTCACACCACTGAAAAAGGTGGTCCACACAAGGTCGGTCCAAACCTACACGGTGTCTTTGGTCGTCATTCCGGTCAAGCCGAAGGTTACTCTTACACCGATGCTaacatcaagaagaacatctTGTGGGATGAACAACATATGTCCGATTACTTGGAAAACCCAAAGAAGTACATTCCAGGTACCAAGATGGCCTTCGgtggtttgaagaaggagaaggacAGAAACGATTTGGTTACTTACTTGGCCAAGGCTTGTAAATAA
- the UTR4 gene encoding putative acireductone synthase UTR4 (similar to Saccharomyces cerevisiae UTR4 (YEL038W); ancestral locus Anc_1.481): MSFKALLLDIEGTVCPIAFVKDVLFPFFSSKVSVLLQSNDPEVKRLLAQFPAQDNLQEYIQDLVARDVKDPILKQLQGHVWAQGYYNGEIKAPVYKDAIELIKRKPEVYIYSSGSVKAQKLLFGHVEDPSSTKSIDLQPFIKSFFDINTSGKKTEPESYQKILQNIGKQPDDVLFISDNILELDAASQVGLETILAVRPGNPPVTDIKNYSILEDYSTL, translated from the coding sequence ATGTCGTTTAAAGCTTTGCTACTGGATATTGAGGGGACTGTCTGTCCAATTGCATTTGTCAAGGATGTTTTATTCCCTTTCTTTAGTTCGAAAGTATCGGTTCTATTGCAATCCAATGATCCAGAGGTAAAGAGATTGCTGGCGCAATTTCCTGCACAGGACAATTTACAAGAATATATTCAGGATCTAGTGGCTCGCGATGTCAAGGATCcgattttgaagcaattgcAAGGTCATGTCTGGGCACAGGGTTATTACAATGGTGAGATCAAAGCTCCCGTTTATAAGGATGCCATTGAACTGATCAAGAGAAAACCAGAGGTCTACATTTACTCGAGTGGATCCGTTAAGGCGCAGAAACTACTGTTCGGTCACGTGGAAGACCCTTCCAGTACCAAATCTATTGATTTACAACCTTttatcaaaagtttctttgatattAACACGTCTGGTAAGAAGACTGAACCAGAATCATACCAAAAAATTTTACAAAATATCGGCAAGCAACCGGACGATGTCCTCTTCATCAGCGATAATATCCTTGAGTTAGACGCTGCTAGTCAAGTGGGCCTAGAAACGATCCTAGCCGTGAGACCCGGGAACCCTCCAGTTACTGACATCAAGAACTATAGTATACTTGAGGATTACTCCACTTTGTGA
- the RAD23 gene encoding Rad23p (similar to Saccharomyces cerevisiae RAD23 (YEL037C); ancestral locus Anc_1.480) translates to MVSITFKDFKKEKIPLDLDLSSSVLDAKVQLAQKKECEEGQIKLIYSGKVLQDSKSLQESGLKDGDQVIFMISKKKSTTTTVTEPQSKETSAPVSQSPAPQSETPAAETQQEASSTTDPGFVVGAQRNEAVERIMEMGYEREQVDRALRAAFNNPDRAVEYLLMGIPENLQQQQQPQQQAEQPQEQEEEQQETESNTEPTGEAAGEDLFAQAAQRGGAPGGETGGEGTTGGPPGSIGLTMEDLLALRQVVSGNPEALAPLLESLSNRFPQLREQIVANPEVFVSMLLEAVGENLEDAMTGMDEGTEGGAVAAGQQGEEVNVEVSESDEQAIARLCELGFERALVMQVYFACGKNEEIAANMLFNEFGD, encoded by the coding sequence ATGGTGAGCataactttcaaagattttaagaaggagaagatTCCTTTGGATTTGGATCTTTCCAGCAGCGTTTTAGATGCAAAGGTACAATTGGCACAAAAGAAAGAATGCGAAGAAGGTCAAATCAAGTTGATCTACTCTGGTAAGGTGCTTCAGGATTCTAAATCATTGCAAGAGTCTGGGCTGAAAGATGGGGATCAAGTGATATtcatgatttcaaagaagaaatctaCTACTACAACCGTTACAGAACCACAAAGTAAAGAAACTTCAGCACCAGTATCACAGTCACCAGCACCACAGTCAGAGACCCCCGCTGCGGAAACTCAGCAAGAGGCCAGTTCAACTACCGATCCAGGTTTTGTCGTGGGAGCACAAAGGAACGAAGCAGTAGAGAGAATTATGGAAATGGGTTATGAAAGAGAACAAGTTGATCGAGCACTAAGGGCGGCCTTTAATAACCCAGACAGAGCTGTGGAGTATTTACTGATGGGTATCCCAGAAAACttacaacaacagcagcaaccACAACAGCAGGCAGAACAGCCGCAAgaacaagaggaagaacaGCAAGAGACAGAATCAAACACTGAGCCTACTGGAGAAGCTGCAGGAGAAGACCTTTTCGCCCAGGCAGCACAACGTGGTGGTGCTCCAGGCGGTGAGACCGGTGGGGAAGGAACAACAGGTGGTCCACCAGGATCAATAGGTTTGACTATGGAGGATCTTCTTGCGTTGAGGCAGGTTGTCTCTGGTAACCCAGAAGCATTGGCTCCATTGTTGGAGAGTTTAAGCAATAGATTCCCTCAACTTCGTGAACAAATCGTGGCAAACCCAGAGGTCTTTGTCTCGATGTTGTTAGAAGCTGTGGGTGagaatttggaagatgcaATGACTGGCATGGATGAGGGCACAGAGGGCGGTGCCGTTGCTGCGGGACAacaaggtgaagaagttaacGTTGAAGTCTCTGAGAGTGATGAACAAGCGATTGCTCGTCTTTGTGAACTTGGGTTTGAACGTGCGCTAGTGATGCAAGTATATTTTGCATGCGGTaagaatgaagagatcGCGGCCAATATGCTATTTAACGAGTTTGGAGATTAA
- the ANP1 gene encoding Anp1p (similar to Saccharomyces cerevisiae ANP1 (YEL036C); ancestral locus Anc_1.479): MRYKNFVNHSTLVSTCGTLLAVWVLFRLLFSSSSSFSLNTLPFFKPFVPNFKNVPGVEYYDLRNYQGDRDGWQRGNRILFLVPLRDAAQHLPRFFGHMSELSYPHNLIDMSFLVSDSSDDTMGELLHHLQIAQSQKDRNKRFGNIEIFEKDFGQAIGQSFSDRHGFAAQGPRRKLMARARNWLGSVTLKPYHSWVYWRDVDVEIAPISIMEDLMHHDRDVIVPNVWRPLPDWLGNIQPYDLNSWKESEAGIQLANTLTDEDSVIVEGYPEFATWRTHLAYMRDPNGNPEDEMELDGIGGVSILAKAKVFRTGSHFPAFSFEKHAETEAFGKLSRRMNYNVVGLPHYVIWHIYEPSTEDLKHMAWMAEEEKRILDETRLREFYDRIWEVGFDDVRMDWSDERQSILKNLDHTEAYENQIVVDWSDNDESDITPDEKVQNRLQEEVIDEHPQDEVPLDFDPDNN, from the coding sequence ATGAGATACAAGAACTTTGTGAACCACTCGACGCTGGTCAGCACTTGTGGTACCCTGCTGGCCGTTTGGGTTCTTTTCAGGCTGCTTTTTTCGTCCTCGAGCTCATTCAGTCTCAATACACTGCCGTTCTTCAAGCCATTTGTACCAAATTTTAAGAATGTTCCTGGTGTAGAATACTATGATCTGCGAAATTACCAAGGTGATAGAGATGGTTGGCAGAGGGGCAACAGGATCCTGTTTTTGGTTCCATTAAGAGATGCAGCTCAACATTTGCCTCGGTTCTTCGGCCACATGAGTGAACTGAGTTACCCACATAACCTTATAGACATGTCATTCTTGGTGAGTGACTCTTCCGATGATACCATGGGTGAATTATTGCACCACTTGCAAATTGCACAGTCTCAGAAGGATCGCAATAAGCGATTTGGaaatattgaaatttttgagaagGATTTTGGTCAGGCCATTGGTCAATCCTTCTCCGATAGACACGGTTTTGCAGCTCAAGGGCCCAGAAGAAAGCTCATGGCTCGTGCTCGTAACTGGCTAGGGTCCGTGACACTGAAACCATATCATTCGTGGGTCTACTGGAGAGATGTGGATGTGGAGATTGCACCAATATCGATCATGGAAGACCTAATGCACCATGATAGAGATGTCATTGTGCCCAATGTGTGGAGACCGTTGCCTGACTGGCTGGGGAACATCCAGCCATATGATCTCAACTCGTGGAAAGAATCTGAAGCCGGTATTCAGCTGGCCAACACTTTAACCGACGAGGACTCTGTCATCGTTGAAGGATATCCTGAGTTTGCCACTTGGAGAACACATCTTGCCTACATGAGAGACCCTAACGGTAATCCTGAGGACGAAATGGAATTGGATGGGATTGGTGGTGTCTCTATTTTAGCAAAGGCTAAAGTTTTCAGAACAGGTTCCCATTTCCCAGCTTTCTCCTTCGAAAAGCATGCCGAAACCGAAGCATTTGGCAAATTGTCCCGTAGAATGAATTATAATGTTGTCGGGTTGCCTCACTACGTCATATGGCACATCTATGAGCCTTCGACTGAAGATCTAAAGCATATGGCTTGGATGgccgaagaagagaagaggaTTCTGGACGAAACAAGGTTACGTGAGTTTTACGACAGAATTTGGGAAGTCGGTTTCGACGACGTCAGAATGGACTGGTCAGACGAGAGACAGTctattttgaagaacctgGATCATACCGAAGCCTACGAAAACCAAATCGTCGTCGACTGGTCTGACAACGACGAAAGCGACATTACACCAGATGAAAAAGTACAAAATcgtttacaagaagaagtaATCGATGAGCACCCACAGGACGAGGTCCCATTAGACTTTGATCCAGACAATAATTGA
- the HYP2 gene encoding translation elongation factor eIF-5A (similar to Saccharomyces cerevisiae HYP2 (YEL034W) and ANB1 (YJR047C); ancestral locus Anc_1.478): MAEEEHTFETVDAGSSLTYPLQCSALRKNGFVNIKGRPCKIVDMSTSKTGKHGHAKVHLVALDIFTGKKLEDLSPSTHNMEVPFVKRTEYQLLDIDDGFLSLMTMDGETKDDVRAPEGELGDSIQAAFDEGKDLNVTIIAAMGEEAAISFKEAPKSD; this comes from the coding sequence atggctgaagaagaacacACCTTTGAAACCGTCGATGCCGGTTCCTCCTTGACCTACCCATTGCAATGTTCTGCATTGAGAAAGAACGGGTTCGTTAACATCAAGGGCAGACCTTGTAAGATTGTTGACATGTCTACTTCTAAGACCGGTAAGCACGGTCACGCCAAAGTCCATTTGGTTGCTCTAGATATCTTTACTGGTAAGAAGTTGGAAGATTTGTCCCCATCTACCCACAACATGGAGGTTCCATTCGTTAAGAGAACCGAATACCAGTTGTtggatattgatgatggtttcttgtccttgatGACCATGGATGGTGAAACCAAGGATGACGTTAGAGCCCCAGAAGGTGAATTGGGTGATTCTATCCAAGCTGCTTTCGACGAAGGTAAGGACTTGAACGTTACCATCATCGCTGCCATGGGTGAAGAAGCCGctatctctttcaaagaagctcCTAAGTCCGATTAA
- the MCM3 gene encoding MCM DNA helicase complex subunit MCM3 (similar to Saccharomyces cerevisiae MCM3 (YEL032W); ancestral locus Anc_1.477) yields MSHLSIMKNHFFFSTIQNNSIITKKVLNMDLGTEADGDYNFVPDAVFSDRVRRFQEFLDTFTIYRDAVRSVQLYNSAIENGSEKKTGNPDVLLQRITISLDDLREFDRTFWTGVLNAPAHFIPPAEKALTELATSINDVPQNHSIRASLSAKRPWCLSFKGSFGSHALSPRTLNSHFLNKLVSLEGIVTRTSLVRPKIVRSVHFAEKTGRFHYRDYTDSTTTLTTRIPTPAIYPTEDQDGNKLTTEYGYCTYLDHQRITVQEMPEMAPAGQLPRSVDIILDDDLVDKTKPGDRINVVGVFKSLGAGGLNQSDSNALNGFRTLIIGNTVYPLHARSTGVSARQTLTDFDIRNINKLAKRVDIFDVLAQSLAPSIYGHEHIKRAVLLMLMGGVEKNLENGSHLRGDINILMVGDPSTAKSQMLRFVLNTASLAIATTGRGSSGVGLTAAVTTDRETGERRLEAGAMVLADRGIVCIDEFDKMTDVDRVAIHEVMEQQTVTIAKAGIHTTLNARCSVIAAANPVFGQYDVNRDPHQNIALPDSLLSRFDLLFVVTDDINEIRDRSISEHVLRTHRYLPPGYLEGEPIRESLNLSLSVGADDEEEDSIENPKHKGGQDGDMDEEDSVFEKFNPLLQAGAKLAKNRGNHNGSDIPSIVAIPFLRKYIQYAKERVQPQLTQEAIDVIVKSYAELRNDENTKKSPITARTLETLIRLATAHAKVRLSKTVNRRDALVASNLLRFALLGEDVGSEIYYEDESEEELLQKVSPKKSPKKKQRIRQRNDIASSPTKITTPSRTPNLSSRGGTPSTIRSRRKLTFVDDDDDDVEDESDQSAGKVGKAMLPLPQNEEEDLQRRLQQGLRVSPRRQEQAPAPGGPLTEVAGTPRLPNLSTAGQDEGDQEENDAFLAEYEPGSISTGRLSLISGIIARLMQTDLFEEESYPKVALLERINEELTDEEKFQVPEYLAGLRIMQARNNLMISDEDGKVYKV; encoded by the coding sequence ATGTCTCATCTCTCAATTATGAAGaaccacttcttcttcagtaCCATTCAAAACAACTCTATCATCACCAAGAAGGTCTTAAATATGGATCTGGGTACAGAAGCTGATGGGGATTACAATTTTGTGCCCGACGCAGTTTTCTCGGATAGAGTACGAAGGTTCCAGGAGTTTTTAGATACTTTTACCATCTATAGAGACGCGGTAAGATCTGTTCAACTATACAACAGtgcaattgaaaatggGTCCGAGAAAAAAACTGGTAATCCAGATGTACTTTTGCAAAGGATTACTATCTCACTGGATGATTTACGTGAGTTTGATAGGACATTTTGGACCGGTGTGCTCAATGCACCTGCTCATTTCATCCCACCTGCAGAGAAAGCTCTAACTGAGTTAGCCACATCTATCAATGATGTTCCTCAGAACCATTCGATTAGAGCTTCTCTTTCAGCGAAAAGACCTTGGtgtctttctttcaaaggttcaTTTGGTTCCCATGCGCTTTCCCCGCGTACTTTGAACTCGCATTTCCTCAATAAATTGGTCTCATTAGAAGGTATCGTCACTAGAACTTCTCTAGTGAGGCCCAAGATTGTTAGGTCTGTTCATTTTGCGGAAAAGACAGGTAGATTTCACTACCGGGACTATACGGATTCCACTACAACTCTCACTACACGGATACCTACACCTGCAATCTATCCGACCGAAGATCAGGATGGTAACAAGCTCACCACTGAGTATGGTTATTGTACTTATTTGGACCATCAGCGGATCACTGTCCAGGAAATGCCCGAGATGGCACCAGCAGGTCAGTTGCCTAGGTCCGTTGATATCATTTTAGATGACGATTTAGTCGACAAGACCAAGCCAGGTGACAGAATCAATGTTGTCGGTGTTTTCAAGTCACTTGGGGCAGGTGGACTTAATCAAAGTGATTCGAACGCATTGAATGGATTTAGGACTTTGATCATAGGTAATACCGTCTACCCTTTGCACGCTAGATCCACAGGTGTCTCGGCTAGGCAAACTTTGACAGATTTCGATATTAGAAACATTAATAAGCTTGCTAAGAGAGTGGATATCTTTGATGTTTTGGCACAATCGCTAGCGCCATCTATTTACGGTCACGAACACATCAAGAGAGCTGTGCTTTTGATGCTTATGGGTGGTGTCgagaagaacttggaaAATGGATCCCATCTGAGAGGTGATATCAATATCCTAATGGTTGGTGATCCCTCCACGGCTAAATCTCAAATGCTAAGATTCGTCTTAAATACAGCCTCTTTGGCAATCGCTACGACTGGTAGAGGTTCTTCTGGTGTTGGTCTAACAGCAGCCGTGACCACGGATAGAGAGACTGGTGAAAGAAGGTTAGAGGCAGGTGCAATGGTATTAGCGGACCGTGGTATTGTTTGtattgatgaattcgaTAAGATGACAGATGTCGATAGAGTGGCTATCCATGAAGTCATGGAACAACAAACGGTCACAATCGCCAAGGCTGGTATTCATACAACACTAAATGCCCGTTGTAGTGTCATTGCCGCGGCTAACCCGGTGTTTGGTCAATATGATGTCAATAGAGACCCTCACCAAAATATCGCCTTGCCCGATTCATTACTGTCTCGTTTCGATTTGCTATTTGTTGTCACTGATGACATCAATGAAATAAGGGACAGATCCATCAGTGAACATGTTTTAAGGACTCACAGATATTTGCCTCCAGGATACTTGGAAGGTGAGCCAATTCGCGAGTCCCTGAATCTGTCCCTGTCGGTTGGTgccgatgatgaagaagaggataGCATCGAGAACCCTAAGCATAAAGGAGGCCAAGATGGAGAtatggatgaagaggattctgtttttgaaaaattcaatccTTTACTTCAAGCAGGTGCAAAATTGGCGAAGAATAGAGGTAATCACAATGGTAGCGATATTCCTAGCATCGTTGCAATCCCATTCTTAAGAAAATATATTCAGTACGCCAAAGAGAGGGTTCAGCCGCAATTGACTCAAGAGGCTATCGATGTCATTGTGAAAAGTTATGCAGAGCTGAGAAATGACGAAAACACAAAGAAATCACCAATTACAGCAAGAACTTTAGAAACTTTGATTAGATTGGCCACGGCCCATGCTAAGGTAaggctttcaaagacgGTAAACAGACGTGATGCTCTCGTAGCTTCGAATCTTCTGAGATTCGCGTTATTGGGTGAAGATGTTGGAAGTGAAATCTATTATGAAGATgagagtgaagaagaattgcTACAAAAGGTTTCGCCCAAAAAAtcaccaaagaagaagcaaagaatTAGGCAGAGAAATGATATTGCTTCATCTCCAACTAAGATAACTACTCCATCTAGGACTCCCAACTTATCTTCCCGTGGTGGTACTCCATCAACCATTCGATCTCGTAGAAAGCTCACATTTGttgacgatgacgatgacgatgttGAAGACGAGTCTGACCAAAGCGCCGGAAAAGTTGGGAAAGCGATGTTACCATTGCCTCAAAACGAGGAGGAAGActtacaaagaagattgcaACAAGGTCTGCGGGTATCGCCTCGTCGTCAGGAACAGGCCCCCGCGCCGGGAGGACCACTCACCGAGGTCGCAGGTACGCCAAGACTACCAAACCTTTCTACTGCTGGACAGGACGAAGGTGACCAGGAAGAAAACGACGCCTTTTTGGCCGAATATGAACCAGGATCTATCTCAACTGGTAGACTGTCTCTGATCTCAGGGATTATCGCACGCTTAATGCAGACAGATTTATTCGAGGAAGAGTCATATCCAAAAGTTGCGTTACTCGAGAGAATTAATGAAGAATTAACTGATGAGGAGAAATTCCAAGTTCCCGAGTACTTGGCAGGTTTGCGGATTATGCAAGCCAGAAATAATCTGATGAtttctgatgaagacgGTAAGGTATACAAGGTATAG